GATTGCGGGGCAAATCTTGTTGTTAAACTAGGAAGATATGGCAAATTTCTTTCTTGTGGCAAATTTCCCGAGTGCAAATTTATGAAAGCGATTATAGAAGAAACTGGTCATTCATGTCCCGATTGTAAGGATGGGCGGGTAATTGTTCGCAGAACCAAAAAAGGCAAAACCTTCTACGGTTGTTCAAAGTATCCCGATTGTAAATGGGCGAGTTGGGACAAGCCTGTTACGGTAGAATCCCCTAAATCCCCTTAAAATCCTTTAAAGGAATTTAGAGGAAATTAGGGGAGTTTAAAGGTTAAAATTGTTGACTTTGGGTCGTGGTCAATGTAGTCTCGCGATATGAAAGATACTCTCCCGTTTAAAATAATTTTCGTTTCCGGTGGGGTTATTTCGGGTCTGGGAAAAGGGGTTACAGTGGCGTCTTTAGGCTCACTTTTGCAGGAAGCTGGCTATTCTGTCACCGCTTTAAAATGCGACATGTACTTAAATATTGACGCTGGAACGATGAATCCCTTGGAGCATGGGGAAGTTTTTGTAACGGTTGATGGTTTAGAGACAGATCAGGACTTGGGTCACTATGAACGATTTTTAAACATTAATTTAGGACGAAATAACTATGTAACACGGGGTCAAATGTACTGGAACATTTTAAATAAAGAACGCCAACTGGTCTATCAAGGCAAGTGCGTGGAAGATTTATATGAAATTCCGCGAGAATTTAGCCAAGTTATTGACAAATGCGCCAGAGAGTCAAAGGCTGACATAGTAATTGTAGAATTGGGAGGAACTGTTGGCGAATACCAGAGCGCTTTTATTTTTGAAGGGATTAGAAAGCTAAAATTAAGTTATCCTGCCGATATTGCTCTGGTTCATGTAGGCTACCTTCCGGCGCCCGCAGTTTTGGGGGAGTTAAAATCTAAACCACTGCAATCCTCTGTTATAGAACTATACCGACTAGGTCTCCAACCGGATTTTATTGTTTGTCGGGGCGAAAAATCTGTAGATGCTAAAAGAATCGAAAAAATATCCAATGCCACTGGAGTGCCTTCGGAAAATATTATTGATAACCCCGATCTAAATTCCATCTACAAACTCCCAGCATTGTTTAAAAAACAGTCATTTGACGACAAAATCTTACAAAAACTTTCGCTGGTCGCCCGCAAAAAGGGCAAATCTTTTTGGGAAAACTATCAAAAAAAGATGGAAATTTCTTTTGCATCCTCTAAGATAGTTAAAATTGGAATTATTGGAAAGTACCAAAAAACAGGGGATTACTTACTTGTGGATTCTTATGTATGTGTTGTAGAAGCTCTGCGTCACGCCTGTTTTAGTTTGGGTGTGAGGCTAGAGTTAGTTTGGATTAACGCGGAGGGGTTGGAAAATCAAAGAAATTTAAGTAATCTAGGTAGCCTAAGTGGGATCATTGTGCCACAAGGTTGGGGGAATCGCGGAAGTAAAGGCAAGCTTGTTGCCATAAAATACGCCCGAGAAAACAAACTGCCTTATCTCGGATTGTGTTTTGGCATGCAACACGCCGTAATTGAATTTGCGCGAACAGTTTATGGTTTAAAAGATGCCAATTCTACCGAGGTGGACTCCAAAACCCCTCACCCAGTGATTCATATTATGCCAGATCAGGAAGAATTGCTTAAAAAACAACAGTACGGGGGGACAATTAGGTTGGGGCAATGGCCCTGCAAAGTCTCTCGGGGGTCTCTTTTGGACGAGGTTTATGGGTCTCGCACAGTCTTGGAGAGGCATCGCCACCGTTACGAATTTAATAATAGCTACCGAGAAATTTTGACCAGTCGCGGGTTAATTATTTCCGGAACATCGCCCGATGGGAAAATTGTGGAAGCGGTGGAACTTTCTAAAAAAGATCACCCGTTTTTCTTGGGTGTGCAGTTTCATCCGGAATATCAATCGCGCCCTAAAACTCCGCATCCGATATTTGTGGGATTTATAAAAGCTTCTTTGGAAATTACCAATGACTAAATTAACAAACCTAAAACATTTATCCAAACAGATAACTTTGCTAAAACGCAGTGGTAAAAAGATTGTCTTTACCATTGGGGCGTATGACCTAATTCATTGCGATCATGCCAAATACTTACTGGAGGCTCGTTTGGCAGGGGATGTTTTAGTTGTAGGTTTGGAATCTAATAGGTCTCGGTATGACGAAAAGGGTTGGGGACATCCATTAATAGATCAACGAACCCGAGCCGAAATGTTATCTTATTTCTCGTTTGTAGATTTTATCTGCCTTGTACATAGAAAGCATGTATTATCAGTATTAAAATATGTTCGTCCTAATGTGTTTTACACTACTGCGCAAAATTGGAAAAGCGTCATAGGTCACGGAGAGGCAACTTACCTTGAAAATACAGCAACAAAAGTTATTAAAGTACCAAGAAGACTGCCGTATGTAGCAACTTCTACACTTGTTAAGAATATTGCCGACTTAAAACTTAAAGAAATAATGGAATACTTTTTTGGCAAGATAAAAATAGATCTTGCGAGAGGAGATTATTCTTTATCAACCTCTTTGCAACATAAGTCATCAGTTAGATCCGATATACTAAGATTTAATGCCAATTTTTCAGAATCGCTGTTAGGTCTGTTTTTTGTAGGTAGAGTTATTCCAAAGGCAACTTTGCAAGAATTAGGTGAGAGACTTCGCGCAGAGGGTAAAAAAATTGTCTTTACCGCAGGAAGTTACGATTTGTTACATGTAGGACACGCCCGATTCTTGCAAAAAG
The Patescibacteria group bacterium DNA segment above includes these coding regions:
- a CDS encoding CTP synthase translates to MKDTLPFKIIFVSGGVISGLGKGVTVASLGSLLQEAGYSVTALKCDMYLNIDAGTMNPLEHGEVFVTVDGLETDQDLGHYERFLNINLGRNNYVTRGQMYWNILNKERQLVYQGKCVEDLYEIPREFSQVIDKCARESKADIVIVELGGTVGEYQSAFIFEGIRKLKLSYPADIALVHVGYLPAPAVLGELKSKPLQSSVIELYRLGLQPDFIVCRGEKSVDAKRIEKISNATGVPSENIIDNPDLNSIYKLPALFKKQSFDDKILQKLSLVARKKGKSFWENYQKKMEISFASSKIVKIGIIGKYQKTGDYLLVDSYVCVVEALRHACFSLGVRLELVWINAEGLENQRNLSNLGSLSGIIVPQGWGNRGSKGKLVAIKYARENKLPYLGLCFGMQHAVIEFARTVYGLKDANSTEVDSKTPHPVIHIMPDQEELLKKQQYGGTIRLGQWPCKVSRGSLLDEVYGSRTVLERHRHRYEFNNSYREILTSRGLIISGTSPDGKIVEAVELSKKDHPFFLGVQFHPEYQSRPKTPHPIFVGFIKASLEITND
- a CDS encoding adenylyltransferase/cytidyltransferase family protein, whose amino-acid sequence is MTKLTNLKHLSKQITLLKRSGKKIVFTIGAYDLIHCDHAKYLLEARLAGDVLVVGLESNRSRYDEKGWGHPLIDQRTRAEMLSYFSFVDFICLVHRKHVLSVLKYVRPNVFYTTAQNWKSVIGHGEATYLENTATKVIKVPRRLPYVATSTLVKNIADLKLKEIMEYFFGKIKIDLARGDYSLSTSLQHKSSVRSDILRFNANFSESLLGLFFVGRVIPKATLQELGERLRAEGKKIVFTAGSYDLLHVGHARFLQKASSLGDVLIVGLPSNEQVRQSKGRGRPIVDEISRASLLCHLRSVGYAVIFNDPTVLECLRLLKPDIFYTVAEEWNEGYKESLEYKTVKQYGGKVARVSRQAPYLSASAIIDKAAGIRIREVFKKLLEIANATNCFRDNDWKHSESTDIEWS